Proteins encoded by one window of Cheilinus undulatus linkage group 13, ASM1832078v1, whole genome shotgun sequence:
- the LOC121520329 gene encoding crystallin J1A-like: MATALANRAMGAIVGSAVADAAAQPLHWVYDLQKLQGILAQEPNTEFRSESANPFYRRQTGQQSCYGDQAFVLLESLSECGGLNVDDLKQRTLKFFGPGSEYDTPINDPYREKGGPRPQLPIEGPWRQASLKGFLKNVDAGKEETGCENDCQIDGVAKLAPIVAFYAGKPDMLEKVELAIRVTQNNDECVAETLAAARILEHFILNGPDPKALDSVLNQLSDLNRKNPQDLDKAVTAHLYQVKENLSKTPQELIPAVFPNTUGLPGAFQAALHGVLTATCYEQAVRDTMSCGGCTCSRGSFIGACLGAQVGLDGIPASWTSKTLRYNTVLEHAKKITKDH; this comes from the exons ATGGCTACAGCTCTGGCCAACAGAGCAATGGGAGCTATCGTGGGATCAGCTGTTGCAGATGCAGCAG CACAGCCCCTCCACTGGGTGTATGACCTGCAGAAGCTACAGGGGATCCTGGCTCAGGAGCCAAACACTGAGTTTCGCTCTGAGTCGGCCAACCCATTCTACAGGAGACAGACAGGCCAGCAGAGCTGTTATGGAGACCAGGCCTTTGTCCTGCTGGAGTCCTTGTCTGAGTGTGGAG GCCTGAATGTTGATGATCTGAAGCAGCGCACCCTGAAATTCTTTGGGCCTGGATCAGAGTACGACACTCCCATCAATGATCCTTACAGAGAGAAAGGAG GGCCCAGACCTCAGCTACCCATTGAGGGACCATGGAGACAAGCAAGTTTGAAGGGGTTTTTGAAGAATGTAGATGCAGGCAAAGAAGAGACAG GCTGTGAGAATGACTGCCAGATTGATGGCGTGGCAAAGCTTGCGCCCATAGTGGCATTTTATGCAGGGAAGCCTGACATGCTGGAGAAAGTGGAACTGGCAATCCGAGTCACCCAGAACAACGACGAATGTGTGGCAGAGACTCTGGCAGCTGCAAG GATCTTGGAGCATTTCATCCTTAATGGTCCTGATCCAAAAGCTCTGGACTCTGTGCTCAATCAGCTCAGTGATCTGAACAGAAAGAACCCGCAGGATCTTGACAAAGCAGTCACTG CTCACCTTTATCAGGTGaaggaaaatctgtcaaagacCCCTCaggagctgatcccagctgtgTTTCCAAACACATGAG GTTTGCCAGGTGCATTCCAGGCAGCGCTGCATGGTGTCCTGACAGCTACGTGCTATGAGCAGGCAGTCAGAGACACCATGAGCTGCGGGGGATGCACCTGTAGCAGAGGGTCCTTCATTGGGGCCTGTCTTGGAGCTCAG GTGGGTCTGGACGGAATTCCAGCTTCTTGGACGTCAAAAACCCTGCGTTACAACACAGTGTTAGAGCATGCCAAGAAGATCACCAAAGACCACTAa
- the eif2b5 gene encoding translation initiation factor eIF-2B subunit epsilon, whose amino-acid sequence MAGKGGKQNRSGPGLSGRKGGGEQEEEEQPLQAVLVADSFNRRFFPVTKDQPRALLPLGNIAMIDYTLEFLTSTGVQETFVFCCWMASKIKEHLLKSKWCRPTSPNTVHIITSDLYRSLGDVLRDVDAKSLVRSDFVLVYGDVVSNVDISQALQEHRHRRKMEKNISVMTMIFKESSPGHRSRCEEDDVIVAIDSKSKRILHYQKTHGLKKLQFPMNIFHSGSDEFEIRHDLLDCHISICSPQVAELFTDNFDYQTRNDFVRGILVNEEILGNQIHMHTTKDGYGVRVSNLLMYDSVSSDLVRRWVYPLTPEANFIDQKGRSCTYSRHNVYRGSGVSLGHGSQMEENVLIGCDTSIGANCYISNSVIGNNCTIGDNVTLDHAYIWNNVHIASNVEISQSVVCDKVEVKEGVKLNKQCVLAYNVVIGPNISLPEGTVVSMHHPEEEEEDDDEFLSDDAEVGQSKEKTKKKVFNPAEVGAEGKGYIWKASSLDDTEDEELSQCLWGLVLNPDPESESEDSEPDGPDDPVIPSPEMDDVKVFQLEVFGTLQRGLEENISFDNLVLEINSLKYAYNISLKEVMQILTRVVLDYPFQQQGNQITTSQYVALLLPLLKKWAPVFKNYVKRAQDHLDCLSAFEEHFLEQESHWAAMVKVLMNMYQLEILEEEMILHWFSQGATTDKSRQLRKNQGLQKFIQWLEEAEESSEEEGE is encoded by the exons ATGGCCggtaaaggaggaaaacagAACCGTTCTGGTCCGGGCCTTTCTGGTAGGAAAGGAGGAGGTGAgcaagaggaagaagagcagcCGCTGCAGGCTGTTTTAGTCGCTGACAGCTTCAATCGGAGGTTTTTCCCGGTGACCAAAGACCAGCCGAGG GCTCTCCTGCCGTTGGGTAATATTGCCATGATCGACTACACGCTGGAGTTCCTCACCTCCACCGGGGTGCAGGAAACATTTGTCTTCTGCTGCTGGATGGCCAGTAAAATTAAAGAGCACTTATT GAAGTCAAAGTGGTGTCGACCCACTTCTCCAAACACAGTTCACATCATCACCTCAGACCTTTACCGCTCCTTAGGAGACGTGCTCAGGGATGTTGATGCAAAGTCTCTTGTGCGCTCTGATTTTGTGTTGGTTTATGGAGATGTGGTATCGAATGTCGACATCAGTCAGGCGCTGCAGGAACACAG ACATCGtagaaagatggagaaaaacatCTCAGTGATGACGATGATTTTCAAGGAGTCATCACCAGGTCACAGGTCCCGCTGTGAGGAAGATGATGTAATTGTTGCCATAGACAGTAAAAGCAAGCGGATTTTACACTACCAGAAAACACACGGGCTGAAAAAGCTACAGTTCCCTATG AACATTTTCCACAGTGGCAGTGATGAGTTTGAAATCAGGCACGACCTGCTGGACTGTCACATCAGCATCTGCTCCCCACAG GTTGCTGAGCTCTTCACTGACAATTTTGATTACCAAACTAGGAACGACTTTGTCCGAGGGATATTAGTCAATGAAGAG aTTCTTGGGAACCAGATTCACATGCATACCACCAAGGACGGCTACGGTGTCCGAGTGTCAAACCTCCTCATGTATGACTCAGTGTCGTCTGACCTGGTACGGCGGTGGGTTTACCCGCTCACCCCAGAAGCCAACTTCATTGACCAGAAGGGGCGGAGCTGCACATATTCACGCCACAACGTCTACCGAGGATCTGGGGTCAGTCTGGGTCACGGAAGTCAGATGGAGGAGAACGTCCTCATTGGCTGTGACACCAGTATTGGTGCTAACTGTTACATTTCTAACAGTGTCATTGGAAACAACTGCACCATAG GTGATAATGTAACGCTGGACCATGCCTATATCTGGAATAATGTTCACATTGCCAGCAACGTGGAGATCAGCCAGTCAGTGGTTTGCGACAAGGTGGAGGTCAAAGAGGGCGTCAAGCTGAATAAACAGTGTGTCCTTGCTTATAAT gtgGTGATTGGACCAAACATCTCTCTACCTGAAGGCACTGTGGTGTCCATGCACCAcccagaggaggaggaagaggatgatgatgaaTTCCTCAGTGATGATGCTGAGGTCGgtcaaagtaaagaaaaaacaaaaaagaaag TGTTTAACCCTGCAGAGGTCGGAGCAGAGGGGAAAGGCTACATCTGGAAGGCCAGCAGTTTGGATGACACAGAGGATGAGGAGCTATCTCAGTGTCTGTGGG GTTTGGTGTTGAACCCCGACCCTGAGAGTGAAAGTGAGGACAGTGAGCCTGATGGTCCTGACGATCCAGTGATCCCCTCACCTGAGATGGATGATGTCAAAG TCTTCCAGTTGGAGGTGTTTGGGACTCTTCAGAGAGGTCTGGAAGAAAACATCAGCTTTGACAATCTAGTGCTTGAGATCAACTCTCTTAA GTACGCCTATAACATCAGTCTGAAGGAGGTGATGCAGATTTTAACCAGAGTGGTGTTGGACTACCCGTTCCAGCAGCAGGGAAACCAGATTACCACGTCACAATACGTTGCTCTGCTACTACCT TTACTGAAGAAATGGGCTCCAGTGTTTAAGAACTATGTAAAGAGGGCTCAGGACCATCTGGACTGTCTATCTGCATTTGAGGAGCATTTTCTGGAGCAGGAGAGTCACTGGGCAGCGATGGTCAAG GTTCTGATGAACATGTACCAGCTGGAGATCCTGGAGGAGGAGATGATCCTGCACTGGTTCTCGCAGGGAGCTACAACAGATAAGAGCAGGCAGCTCCGCAAGAACCAGGGG CTTCAGAAGTTTATCCAGTGGTTGGAGGAAGCAGAGGAGTCTTCAGAGGAGGAAGGGGAGTAG
- the LOC121520469 gene encoding mitochondrial ubiquitin ligase activator of nfkb 1-A yields the protein MGDFPVNPLVMVGIGSSFAFSSLFYHLYQEKKKELVKLKEIPVFKPDRHLVQVLKSSQQKRLRYVAVEGLVQADGEPLASQFVPRSFGVIQKISVEETWKYWNSLTRTWNSRTMNKKETNNSVPFSLVSPGAYINDYFVKVQNPLQASGDFLERVYFKVRRAEEGLVDVVVQGLSGEKPVAMEEREELLRVGSTLTGFGEVVLEGGKTMRLQAPQDGRKFILIPSDHKSFMDRHESAASMWKTLSAVTGITGATILVKVLYDLVGKQDDRSK from the exons ATGGGTGATTTTCCTGTTAACCCGTTGGTCATGGTTGGTATTGGGTCCAGCTTTGCGTTCTCAAGCCTCTTTTATCATTTataccaagaaaagaagaaagagcTGGTCAAACTAAAG GAAATACCCGTTTTCAAGCCTGATCGTCATTTGGTTCAAGTCCTGAAATCATCTCAGCAGAAGCGACTCCGATATGTGGCTGTGGAAG GTCTGGTCCAGGCTGATGGGGAGCCTCTGGCCAGCCAGTTTGTCCCACGAAGCTTTGGTGTGATTCAGAAGATTTCAGTggaggaaacatggaaatacTGGAACTCCCTCACTAGGACATG gaattCTCGgacaatgaataaaaaagaaaccaaCAACTCAGTGCCTTTCAGCCTGGTCAGCCCCGGAGCCTACATCAATGACTACTTTGTGAAGGTTCAAAATCCTCTGCAGGCCTCTGGCGACTTCCTGGAGAGGGTTTATTTCAAAGTGAGACGTGCTGAGGAGGGCCTGGTGGACGTGGTGGTTCAGGGCCTTAGCGGGGAGAAACCTGTGGcgatggaggagagggaggagctGCTGCGGGTGGGGAGCACCCTGACTGGTTTTGGTGAGGTGGTGCTAGAGGGGGGAAAGACGATGAGGCTGCAGGCTCCGCAGGATGGGCGCAAGTTTATCCTGATACCCTCTGACCATAAGAGCTTCATGGACAGGCATGAGAGTGCAGCGAGCATGTGGAAGACACTGAGTGCTGTAACCGGCATCACTGGAGCAACTATTCTAGTCAAAGTCCTTTACGACTTGGTAGGAAAACAGGACGACAGGTCAAAGTAG